From Panicum hallii strain FIL2 chromosome 2, PHallii_v3.1, whole genome shotgun sequence, a single genomic window includes:
- the LOC112879956 gene encoding serine/threonine-protein kinase STY17-like — MAAESCGSRGASPPLQPSSAGGGAAGRRRKAEAYAEVLRRIRAGGYGGGLPELEDELWAHFQGLPARYALDVNVERVEDVLLHKKLLEQAREPMNGLVFDIRPSQVVTLEENTGFESSTSFKQEEQDPQCSGFASRDRRPLHEIIFACDDKPKLLSQLTSLLGELGLNIQEAHAYSTSDGYSLDIFVVEGWEYEVDILRNALRKGVDKIKYRAWPLVQSTSARIDHQPLEVSPPSDFVQIPVDAADVWEVDPRLLKFEQKIASGSFGDLYHGTYCSQDVAIKVLKPERVSVDMLREFAQEVYIMKKVRHKNVVQFIGACTRPPILCIVTEFMHGGSIFDFLYNRRGSFQLPDVIRIASDVSKGMNYLHQINIVHRDLKTANLLMDDQVVKVADFGVARVKDQSGVMTAETGTYRWMAPEVIEHLPYDHRADVFSFGIVLWELLTGKLPYEDMTPLQAAVAVVQKNLRPAIAADTHPMLADLLQRCWQKDPALRPTFAEIVDILNSIKEVVRSSGHHKGHSGRSHSGRRRGC; from the exons ATGGCCGCCGAGTCCTGCGGCAGCCGCGGCGCCTCGCCCCCGCTGCAACCCTCCTccgctggcggcggcgcggccgggagGCGGCGGAAGGCCGAGGCCTACGCCGAGGTGCTCCGCCGCATCCGCGCCGGCGGTTACGGCGGCGGCCTCCCAGAGTTGGAGGACGAGCTCTGGGCCCATTTCCAAGGCCTACCCGCCAG ATACGCTTTGGATGTCAATGTAGAACGGGTTGAAGATGTCTTACTGCACAAGAAATTGCTTGAGCAAGCCCGTGAACCCATGAATGGGCTGGTCTTTGATATTCGTCCTTCACAG GTTGTAACTCTGGAGGAAAACACTGGATTTGAGTCCTCAACCTCCTTtaagcaagaagaacaagatcCCCAATGCTCAGGATTTGCATCAAGAGATCGAAG GCCTTTGCATGAAATTATATTTGCATGTGACGATAAGCCAAAGCTTCTTAGTCAG TTAACCTCTCTTCTTGGGGAGCTTGGTCTTAATATTCAAGAAGCACATGCATATTCGACGAGTGATGGCTATTCCTTGGACATCTTTGTTGTTGAGGGCTGGGAGTATGAG GTTGACATTCTCCGAAATGCATTGAGGAAAGGCGTTGATAAAATAAAG TACAGAGCATGGCCGTTGGTCCAGTCGACGTCTGCTAGGATTGATCACCAGCCATTGGAGGTTTCTCCTCCATCCGACTTCGTCCAAATACCAGTTGATGCAGCTGATGTTTGGGAAGTTGATCCCAGGCTTCTCAAATTCGAACAAAAAATAGCGTCTGGATCATTTGGTGATCT ATACCATGGGACGTACTGTAGTCAGGATGTAGCTATCAAAGTACTCAAGCCTGAGAGGGTTAGCGTTGATATGCTGCGTGAGTTTGCACAGGAAGTATATATAATGAA AAAAGTTCGTCACAAGAATGTTGTCCAATTTATTGGTGCATGCACGAGACCACCTATTTTGTGTATAGTTACAG AATTCATGCATGGAGGGAGTATTTTCGACTTCCTTTACAATAGACGAGGAAGTTTTCAGCTCCCAGATGTGATAAGAATTGCTTCTGATGTGTCCAAGGGAATGAATTACTTGCATCAGATTAATATTGTTCACAGGGACTTGAAGACTGCAAATCTTCTTATGGATGATCAG GTTGTCAAGGTTGCAGACTTTGGGGTTGCAAGGGTTAAAGACCAGTCAGGAGTTATGACTGCAGAAACCGGAACCTACAGATGGATGGCCCCTGAG GTCATTGAGCACTTGCCGTACGATCATAGGGCGGATGTTTTCAGTTTCGGGATAGTTCTTTGGGAGCTGCTGACTGGAAAG CTTCCATACGAAGACATGACACCTCTTCAGGCAGCAGTTGCCGTTGTTCAAAAG AATCTGAGGCCTGCTATTGCTGCTGATACTCATCCTATGCTTGCGGATCTGCTTCAGCGATGCTGGCAGAAAGATCCGGCTCTAAGACCAACCTTTGCAGAGATTGTGGATATACTGAATTCCATAAAAGAG GTGGTTCGGAGTTCTGGGCATCACAAGGGACATTCAGGTCGATCTCACTCTGGGAGGAGACGAGGCTGTTGA
- the LOC112879732 gene encoding DNA-directed RNA polymerase III subunit RPC8-like isoform X1, with amino-acid sequence MFSLSLIEHDLPMPPHLLSRPLLDAIKAELERLFLDKVIANLGLCVSVYDIRSVEGGSINAGEGCSTYRVSFRLLMFKPFNGEVLVGRISGYDDKGLQVSLDFFDDICIPGHLMQFGTESKLAVRIQGERPHKILNLAAMK; translated from the exons ATGTTCTCGCTGAGCCTGATTGAGCATGACCTGCCGATGCCGCCGCACCTGCTGAGCCGCCCCCTCCTCGACGCCATCAAGGCCGAGCTCGAGAGGCTCTTCCTGGATAAG GTTATCGCGAACCTTGGGCTGTGCGTGTCTGTCTATGATATCCGATCCGTTGAAGGCGGGTCCATCAATGCGGGAGAAGGCTGCTCGACCTATAGA GTTTCATTTCGTTTGCTGATGTTCAAGCCCTTTAATGGGGAAGTTCTTGTTGGGAGAATTAGTGGATATGATGATAAGGGGTTGCAGG TTTCACTTGATTTCTTCGATGACATATGCATCCCTGGACATTTGATGCAGTTTGGCACAGAGAG CAAGTTAGCGGTGAGGATCCAAGGGGAAAGGCCACACAAGATTTTAAATCTCGCAGCGATGAAGTAA
- the LOC112879732 gene encoding DNA-directed RNA polymerase III subunit RPC8-like isoform X2 — protein sequence MFSLSLIEHDLPMPPHLLSRPLLDAIKAELERLFLDKVIANLGLCVSVYDIRSVEGGSINAGEGCSTYRVSFRLLMFKPFNGEVLVGRISGYDDKGLQVSLDFFDDICIPGHLMQFGTES from the exons ATGTTCTCGCTGAGCCTGATTGAGCATGACCTGCCGATGCCGCCGCACCTGCTGAGCCGCCCCCTCCTCGACGCCATCAAGGCCGAGCTCGAGAGGCTCTTCCTGGATAAG GTTATCGCGAACCTTGGGCTGTGCGTGTCTGTCTATGATATCCGATCCGTTGAAGGCGGGTCCATCAATGCGGGAGAAGGCTGCTCGACCTATAGA GTTTCATTTCGTTTGCTGATGTTCAAGCCCTTTAATGGGGAAGTTCTTGTTGGGAGAATTAGTGGATATGATGATAAGGGGTTGCAGG TTTCACTTGATTTCTTCGATGACATATGCATCCCTGGACATTTGATGCAGTTTGGCACAGAGAG TTAG
- the LOC112879669 gene encoding DNA-directed RNA polymerase III subunit rpc8-like, giving the protein MFSLSLIEHDLPMPPHLLSRPLLDAIKAELERLFLDKVIANLGLCVSVYDIRSVEGGSIHAGEGCSTYRVSFRLLMFKPFNGEVLVGRISGYDDKGLQVSLDFFDDICIPGHLMQFGTERGPDGRWMLKTEDNDELYLDLDDEIRFLVSSTKYLPIPIEQKEGDPPFAPMQIVGSIKGDGLGLLAWWAADEEGEEAAEQ; this is encoded by the exons ATGTTCTCGCTGAGCCTGATTGAGCATGACCTGCCGATGCCGCCGCACCTGCTGAGCCGCCCCCTCCTCGACGCCATCAAGGCCGAGCTCGAGAGGCTCTTCCTGGATAAG GTTATCGCGAACCTTGGGCTGTGCGTGTCTGTCTATGATATCCGATCCGTTGAAGGCGGGTCCATCCATGCGGGAGAAGGCTGCTCGACCTATAGA GTTTCATTTCGTTTGCTGATGTTCAAGCCCTTTAATGGGGAAGTTCTTGTTGGGAGAATTAGTGGATATGATGATAAGGGGTTGCAGG TTTCACTTGATTTCTTCGATGACATATGCATCCCTGGACATTTGATGCAGTTTGGCACAGAGAG GGGACCAGATGGTAGGTGGATGCTGAAGACTGAAGATAATGATGAGCTATATCTAGATCTAGATGATGAG ATAAGGTTCTTGGTATCTAGCACAAAGTACCTGCCTATCCCAATTGAGCAAAAGGAGGGTGATCCACCATTTGCTCCAATGCAGATCGTT GGAAGTATTAAAGGAGATGGTCTTGGTCTTCTTGCTTGGTGGGCAGCTGACgaagagggggaggaggcggcAGAGCAATAG
- the LOC112883576 gene encoding thioredoxin-like protein CDSP32, chloroplastic — translation MTSTTATFLSTLARATASLSSSTMPSGGAKVVRFLPAQTSRGRRAVLSAPRAAVSDTEKAQPAPASDKGKSKDERVVKVHSIEEFDGALKAAKNRLVVVEFAASDSESSSQIYPTMVQLSRTCGDVDFLLVMGDESEAAKELCRREGITQVPHFNFYKGAEKVHEEEAIGPERLAGDVLYYGDSHSAVVQLHSRDDLEALINEHRGEKGKLVVLDVGLKHCGPCVKVYPTVVKLSRSMAETTVFARMNGDENDSCIQFLRDMDVVEVPTFVFIRDGKIVGRYVGSGKGELVGEILRYNGVRVTY, via the coding sequence ATgacctccaccaccgccaccttcCTCTCCACCCTCGCCAGGGCCACCGCCAGCCTGAGCAGCAGCACCATGCCGTCCGGCGGCGCCAAGGTCGTCCGGTTCTTGCCCGCGCAGACCAgccgcgggcggcgcgcggtgcTGTCCGCGCCGAGGGCGGCGGTCTCGGACACCGAGAAGGCGCAGCCGGCGCCGGCGTCCGACAAGGGCAAGAGCAAGGACGAGCGCGTGGTGAAGGTGCACAGCATCGAGGAGTTCGACGGCGCGCTGAAGGCCGCCAAGAAccggctggtggtggtggagttcGCGGCGAGCGACAGCGAGAGCAGCAGCCAGATCTACCCGACCATGGTGCAGCTGAGCCGCACCTGCGGCGACGTGGACTTCCTGCTGGTGATGGGCGACGAGTCGGAGGCCGCCAAGGAGCTGTGCCGCCGGGAGGGCATCACGCAGGTGCCCCACTTCAACTTCTACAAGGGCGCCGAGAAGGTGCACGAGGAGGAGGCCATCGGCCCCGAGCGGCTCGCCGGCGACGTGCTCTACTACGGCGACAGCCACTCGGCGGTGGTGCAGCTGCACTCGCGGGATGACTTGGAGGCGCTCATCAACGAGCACCGCGGCGAGAAGGGGAAGCTCGTCGTGCTCGACGTCGGCCTCAAGCACTGCGGGCCCTGCGTCAAGGTGTACCCCACCGTCGTGAAGCTGTCGCGCTCCATGGCCGAGACCACGGTGTTCGCGCGCATGaacggcgacgagaacgacagCTGCATTCAGTTCCTCAGGGACATGGACGTTGTCGAGGTGCCCACCTTCGTCTTCATCAGGGACGGCAAGATCGTCGGCCGCTACGTCGGCTCTGGCAAGGGTGAACTCGTCGGCGAGATCCTCAGATACAACGGCGTCAGGGTCACCTACTGA